From Faecalicatena sp. Marseille-Q4148:
TCGAAATTCTCTGTAATTGTCCTCCGGATAATTCATGCGGATACCTTTTTAAAATATCTTCTGCCGGTCTTAATCCTCCTGATTCAAGTCCACGGATGCACATCTGTCTTCTTTCTGCATCATCTTTTCCAATATTGTGATTTTTCAGTGGACGTAACAAGATTTTTTCAATGGTATCTCTGGGAGTAAATGTATCAAAAGGATTCTGAAATACAATTTGAACTGTCCGCCTAAATTTCTTTTGATCTTTTTTTTCCATTTCACTTGTGGAAACACCATCAATATAACAGTCGCCTCTTGTTGGTTTTTCTAATCTTGTAAGAATCTTTCCCAATGTAGATTTTCCACAACCAGACTCGCCGATGACTCCCAAGATTTCTCCACGATTAATCGATAAATTTATCCCATCAACTGCTTTAATCCAATTTTTTTCTTTTTTGCTTTTAATAGCTGCCTTGTCATTTCCCTTATATGGATACCACATTGCTACATCTTCTACTGAAATAAAAGCTTTATTTTCCATCTCCTGTCCCTCCTTCATAAAGCCAGCAAGATATCATTCTCTCATCTTCCAATTGAACTTGAGCCGGTTTTTCACGGAAGCATTTATCAGTCGCATATGGACATCTCGGTGCAAAAATACATCCCTCTCCAATTTCAGATAAATTTGGTAAAAAACCTGGAATTGCATGCAACTTTTCATTTTCACCTTTTAACGATGGAAAAGAATTTAAAAGCCCTTTTGTATATGGATGTAGTGGATTTTTGAAAATATCCTGTACCTTTCCAATTTCCATAAACTCACCTGCATACATAACTGCAACCTTATTACAAGATGCTGCCACAACAGACATATCATGTGTAATCATAATTCTTGTCATATCTAACTCTTTTTCCATTTGGACAACTTCTTGTAAAATCTGTCCTTGTGTTACCACATCTAACGCTGTTGTTGCTTCATCAAAAATAATTAATTTCGGATTATGTAACAAACTAATCGCAATTGCTACTCTTTGTAACATCCCTCCAGACATTTCATGTGGATACAGATGATATACTCGCTCCGGTAAATTAACTAATTTCAATAGATATATCATTCTATCTTCAATTTCCTTTTTACTTGCCTGTGGTTCATGTACATGATAAATATCCTCTACCTGTTGGCTAATCCGATGAACCGGGCTTAATGCATTCATCGCTTTTTGGAACACAACTGAAATGCCACTCCATCTGATTTCATTCATTTCATTCTGAGACATTCCAATAAGATTCTTTCCCATGAATTCAGCTTCACCAGTAATTTCTGTGCTTTTTTCATTATGTAGTCTTAAAAGTGCCATTGCTAATGTTGATTTTCCAGAACCAGATTCTCCAACAATTCCTAAAGAGTCACCTTTTTCAATGGAAAAGGTTGCATTTCTAACCGCATATACCTTTTTTTCTTTATTAACATATGTAACATTCACATGATTCAGATTCAGGATCTTTTCCATTTATTTTCCCCCCTTATTCATATGCTTCGGATTCAATACATGGTTCAGTCCATCCCCGAGTAAATAAAAAATTAATACGGTAATCATAATAGCAACTCCGGCAAAAGTAGAAATCCACCATGCACTTGTAATATACTGTTTTCCAGTATAAATCATTTGTCCCCAACTAATAATCGATGGATCTCCCAGCCCCAGAAACGATAAGCCCGCTTCTGTCAAAATAGCATTCGACATTCCCATCGTTGTATTGGCAATAACCGGAAAAATCCCGTTTGGAATAATATACTTAAATAAAATTTGAAGCTTTGTTTCCCCCATTGCCTCAGCACTCTTTACAAATGTGCGTTGCCGAAGCGAAAGTGCCTGCGCTCTCATTAACTTTGCATTACTTGGCCAGGTAGTAATACCAATAACAATCATAACGTTATAAATACTGTTTCCAAATAAAGCAATGATCAATAAGATTAAAAAGAAACTTGGAAGCATCATAAATACATTAATTACTTCTGACACAAACGTATCTACTTTTCCTCCAAAAAATCCTGCTGCACCTCCAATCAATACTCCCAGCACTCCCGAAATTAATGCTGAAATAACTGCTACTTTTAACGAAGTTCTCACTCCATAAATAATCATACTGTAGATGTCCTGCCCCATATGATTCGTTCCAAGCAGATGTCCATTCTGACCTAAACCACTTAAAATATCTTTCCCATATCGATAAGGATTTTCTGATGCCAGGATTGGTGCAAATATAACAACAAAAAGCAGAATAATAATTCCAATTACCCCAGCCAAAAGCTGTTTATCATTTAAAATATTTTTGACTCCTTTTTGAAAGCCATGTTTTACTTTTTCCATCCAACTCACCTCTATTCATATCTAATTCTAGGATCAAGCATTGCATAAACAATGTCTACAATTAGCATTACAACTGCCACAGA
This genomic window contains:
- a CDS encoding ABC transporter ATP-binding protein; translation: MEKILNLNHVNVTYVNKEKKVYAVRNATFSIEKGDSLGIVGESGSGKSTLAMALLRLHNEKSTEITGEAEFMGKNLIGMSQNEMNEIRWSGISVVFQKAMNALSPVHRISQQVEDIYHVHEPQASKKEIEDRMIYLLKLVNLPERVYHLYPHEMSGGMLQRVAIAISLLHNPKLIIFDEATTALDVVTQGQILQEVVQMEKELDMTRIMITHDMSVVAASCNKVAVMYAGEFMEIGKVQDIFKNPLHPYTKGLLNSFPSLKGENEKLHAIPGFLPNLSEIGEGCIFAPRCPYATDKCFREKPAQVQLEDERMISCWLYEGGTGDGK
- a CDS encoding ABC transporter ATP-binding protein, producing the protein MENKAFISVEDVAMWYPYKGNDKAAIKSKKEKNWIKAVDGINLSINRGEILGVIGESGCGKSTLGKILTRLEKPTRGDCYIDGVSTSEMEKKDQKKFRRTVQIVFQNPFDTFTPRDTIEKILLRPLKNHNIGKDDAERRQMCIRGLESGGLRPAEDILKRYPHELSGGQLQRISIIRSMFLNPSFIIADEPVSMLDVSVRADIINMLMELSHSKNAAVMFISHDIALTRYISDYIAVMYLGRIVEYGKADDVIKNPKHPYTRALISNCASIDPDEKVQNISIEGEPPTPLNPGPGCYFAPRCYCSCENCYKKYPERVDFGNGHWAMCSRVK
- a CDS encoding ABC transporter permease is translated as MEKVKHGFQKGVKNILNDKQLLAGVIGIIILLFVVIFAPILASENPYRYGKDILSGLGQNGHLLGTNHMGQDIYSMIIYGVRTSLKVAVISALISGVLGVLIGGAAGFFGGKVDTFVSEVINVFMMLPSFFLILLIIALFGNSIYNVMIVIGITTWPSNAKLMRAQALSLRQRTFVKSAEAMGETKLQILFKYIIPNGIFPVIANTTMGMSNAILTEAGLSFLGLGDPSIISWGQMIYTGKQYITSAWWISTFAGVAIMITVLIFYLLGDGLNHVLNPKHMNKGGK